Genomic segment of Leifsonia sp. Root1293:
AGAAGGACTCGACCTTCAGACTGCGCAAACGGAAGACCAAGCGCACGGCGGGGGACTGGCTGCTGCTGGGCGCTGCCGTGGTCGTGGGCGTGCTCATTGCTGCGCCGTTCTACCTCATCCTCATCAACTCGTTCAAGTCGCCGGGCGACTACTCCAACGGCGGCCCGCTCCAGCTGCCGACGAGCCTGTACTTCGACGGCATCGGCGCTTTCTGGGAGCGTGTCGACTTCCCGCTCAAGCTGTGGAACAGCTTTTTCATCTCGGCGACGGTGTCGATCCTCGCCGTGGTCATCTCGGTGTTCAACGCCTACGCCATCGGCGTCGGTCGGGTGCGTGGCCGCACCTGGATCGTCGTGCTGTTCCTGCTCGCCAACGTGCTGCCTCAGGAGGCCCTGCTCTACCCGCTCTACTTCATGTTCAAGGGCGTCGGCCTCTACGACAACGTGTGGAGCGTCATCATCATCTTCACGGTGATCCAGAGCGCCTTCGGCACCTACCTGCTCTCCAGCGTCTACGGCACGTTCCCGAAGGAGATCCTCGAGGCCTCGGCTCTCGACGGTGCCAGCCGCTGGCAGATCCTGTGGCGCGTGGTCGTGCCGATCAGCCGCCCGACACTCTCGGTGCTGCTCATCTTCTTCTTCATCTGGACCTGGAACGAGTTCCTCATTCCGCTCACCTTCCTGGTGTCGAACGACAACCAGACCGTGCCCGTGGCCATCGCTACCCTGCAGGGCGATCGTCTGATGGATGTCACGACCACGAGCGCCTCCGCGCTTCTCGGCCTCATCCCCACGCTCATCTTCTTCCTCATCTTCCAGCGCACCCTCACCAGGGGCATCACAGCAGGAGCGGTCAAGTAATGAAGTTCACCGACGGATTCTGGCAGCTGCGTCCGGGCGTCACCGCCCTCTACGCCGCCCAGGCCTACGACGTCGTCGGCGGTGATCACGATCTCGTGGTCACCGCCCCCACCAAGGTCATCGCCTCGCGGGGAGACACCCTCAACCGGCCGAGCCTTACCGTCACGCTCTCATCGCCGCTGGCCGACGTCATCCGGGTGCGTGTCGAGCACTTCCAGGGCGGTCGCGACCAGCTCTCCTTCCCCCTGCCGGGCGAGCAGCAGGGAATCGGCGAGGTGAGCGTGACGGATGCCGAGGCCACCCTGACGGCCGGCGCGCTGACCGCGCGCATCGCCGTCGGCACCGACTCCTGGAACCTCGACTTCCTGGCGGGCGGCCGACGGCTCACCGGAAGCGGCGCCAAGTCACTCGGACTCATCCAGCTGGCCGGCGACGCCCAGGTCGACTCGGGTCTCGTGGGCAATGCCCGCACCGGGACATCCGCTCCCCGGAGCGACACCTACACGCACGCCCAGCTCGATCTCGGCGTCGGCGAACTCGTCTACGGCCTCGGCGAGCGCTTCGGCCCCCTCGTGAAGAACGGCCAGACCGTGGAGATCTGGAACGCTGACGGCGGCACATCGAGCGAGCAGGCCTACAAGTCGGTGCCGTTCCACCTCACCAATCGGGGCTACGGTGTCTTCGTCAACCACCCCGGGCACGTCTCCTACGAGATCGGTTCGGAGACGGTGGAGCGCGTGCAGTTCTCGGTGCCGGGTGAGGCCATCGAGTACTTCGTCATCCACGGGGAAGACCAGAAGGCCATCCTCGACCGCTACACCGAGCTCACCGGTCGCCCGGCCGTCGTGCCGGCCTGGTCGTACGGCCTCTGGCTCTCGACCAGCTTCACGACGGACTACGACGAGGAGACGGTCTCGAGCTTCGTCGACGGCATGGCCGAACGCGACCTTCCGCTCTCGGTGTTCCACTTCGACTGCTTCTGGATGCGCGAGTTCAACTGGTGCGACTTCGAATGGGACCCGCGCGTGTTCCCGGATCCGACGGGGATGCTCGGGCGCCTGCACGAGAAGGACCTGCGCATCTGCGTCTGGATCAACCCGTACATCGGGCAGCGGTCACCGCTGTTCGCCGAGGCCAAGGCCGGCGGCTTCCTCGTCACCAAGCCCGACGGGGACGTGTGGCAGTGGGACCTCTGGCAGGCCGGGATGGGCCTGGTCGACTTCACGAACCCTGCGGCGACCGCCTGGTACCAGGGGAAGCTGCGCAACCTGATCTCTCAGGGTGTCGACGCCTTCAAGACCGACTTCGGGGAACGCATCCCGATCGACGTCGACTACTTCGACGGCTCGAGCCCCGAACGCATGCACAACTACTACACGGCGCTCTACAACCGTGCAGTCTTCGAGGTGCTCGAGGAGGAGCGGGGTGCAGGGGAGGCCGTGCTGTTCGCCCGGTCGGCGACGGCCGGCGGCCAGACCATGCCGGTGCACTGGGGCGGGGACAACACCTCGACCTACGAGTCGATGGCCGAGACGCTCCGTGGCGGGCTGTCGCTCGCCTTCAGTGGATTCGCCTACTGGAGCCACGACATCGGCGGTTTCGAGGGGATGCCCGATGCCGGCGTCTTCAAACGCTGGACGGCGTTCGGCCTGCTCTCCAGCCACAGCCGCCTGCACGGGTCGACCTCCTACAGGGTGCCGTGGATCTTCGATGACGAGGCCGTCGACGTCACCCGCATCTTCACGAAGCTCAAGCTGTCGCTCATGCCGTATCTGCACAGGCTCGGGCTGGATGCATCGCTCACCGGCACCCCGCTGATGCGACCGATGCAGCTGGAGTTCGGCGACGACCCGGCCACCGGATACCTCGACCGGCAGTACATGCTCGGCCGCGAGCTGCTCGTGGCCCCGG
This window contains:
- a CDS encoding carbohydrate ABC transporter permease, which codes for MAIIAPDTASASKNQNAFQPVKKDSTFRLRKRKTKRTAGDWLLLGAAVVVGVLIAAPFYLILINSFKSPGDYSNGGPLQLPTSLYFDGIGAFWERVDFPLKLWNSFFISATVSILAVVISVFNAYAIGVGRVRGRTWIVVLFLLANVLPQEALLYPLYFMFKGVGLYDNVWSVIIIFTVIQSAFGTYLLSSVYGTFPKEILEASALDGASRWQILWRVVVPISRPTLSVLLIFFFIWTWNEFLIPLTFLVSNDNQTVPVAIATLQGDRLMDVTTTSASALLGLIPTLIFFLIFQRTLTRGITAGAVK
- the yicI gene encoding alpha-xylosidase, which codes for MKFTDGFWQLRPGVTALYAAQAYDVVGGDHDLVVTAPTKVIASRGDTLNRPSLTVTLSSPLADVIRVRVEHFQGGRDQLSFPLPGEQQGIGEVSVTDAEATLTAGALTARIAVGTDSWNLDFLAGGRRLTGSGAKSLGLIQLAGDAQVDSGLVGNARTGTSAPRSDTYTHAQLDLGVGELVYGLGERFGPLVKNGQTVEIWNADGGTSSEQAYKSVPFHLTNRGYGVFVNHPGHVSYEIGSETVERVQFSVPGEAIEYFVIHGEDQKAILDRYTELTGRPAVVPAWSYGLWLSTSFTTDYDEETVSSFVDGMAERDLPLSVFHFDCFWMREFNWCDFEWDPRVFPDPTGMLGRLHEKDLRICVWINPYIGQRSPLFAEAKAGGFLVTKPDGDVWQWDLWQAGMGLVDFTNPAATAWYQGKLRNLISQGVDAFKTDFGERIPIDVDYFDGSSPERMHNYYTALYNRAVFEVLEEERGAGEAVLFARSATAGGQTMPVHWGGDNTSTYESMAETLRGGLSLAFSGFAYWSHDIGGFEGMPDAGVFKRWTAFGLLSSHSRLHGSTSYRVPWIFDDEAVDVTRIFTKLKLSLMPYLHRLGLDASLTGTPLMRPMQLEFGDDPATGYLDRQYMLGRELLVAPVFTASGDVEFYLPAGEWTDFFSGRVVTGGRWLREHRGFTTLPLYVRPGAVIPVGARTDRPDYDYLDGLTLRVFPGSPGTTSTVVTTPDGTSATFTVERTDAAVTVTSDLASGWSVALGALGEPAQAEAGTVSVSIPSLIE